The nucleotide window CAGAGTTCTTTGATTGAGATGTTATGTGTTTGTCAGATCTTTATATGGTGAGAAGGCCATGGAGCTTCCAGAGAGGACAAATGAGATAACCGGCAACTATGCAAAGCAATGCATTGACCTGGCTAAAGAGCTGGATCTCCCATATGTTGATCTTTGGTCGCTAATGCAAGAAACTGAAGGCTGGCAGAAAAAGTTCCTGACGTAAGTGATGGTTTTTCGCAAGCATTTACTTTCACAACAGCATATCATACAATAAAGAAGGATCTCTTTctgttttgtgaaaaaaattgattggttcggttatatttatttacagtTGAGCAGATAATTTCATCAATTAGTGCATGATCCTTGTATTATGATCTCCTTCAATTGTGTGTTTTATCCCAGTGATGGTTTGCACCTGACAGAGGAAGGCAATGCAGTGGTTCACAATGAAGTGGTGCGCGCATTCAGTGAAGGTGGTCTTTCCACGGAGCATATGCAGTGTGATTTTCCTCATCACATTCATATTGATTGGCATATGCCTGAGAGAGCATTCCAGAAGAAGTGAAGCTGCCTCTTTCATTGATGCTCTTAATCTTTATTGCCCGCCTCTTGCACGCTTGTCTTTTGAGAGGTGAACATGCTACTGGCAGGTGATTTTATGGCCATAAAAACTTTGTATTCTATGAATATACAGTGTTACAATTGGAACAGTGTATTCAACCTGTTAAGCAACTGCATTAGGTACGCTTCCGAGTTGCTTCATGTTACATGACGCAGCATGCCTCAGGTTGATTATGCTTGATAGAGCACCACATATTTGATTAGAAGATGAgttagtatttttttcattaaaagcacaaatattttatataaaagatttgatatcaataaatcaaaaagTGTTTGGtagtattattttttcaatcataaaaCTTGagatataaacatattttttataataatttagattttaaatcatagtttaaattttaaataaatatttatagtgattaattttaaaaatgtattaacgttaataaatatttgtagtgATTTTAAATGCCTCAAATGATTATGCACTTGTGCATGAATTATGCAAATCGGATGTCGGTGGCGTCTAAGGCCCACGGAGATAATGGGCCTTAAAGTATTGTTATTCAAAGGCCCATTGACTGACAACAGAGGGAAAGAGTGAGGGTGCCGCGCTGGGTAGGTATCCTAGGAGTAGGCGGCAGTACCCAGGGGCCAGAACAGGAGGGTCTTCAAAATCAAATCGGCCCCTTATCCCCTACTAGGTattcgattcatcttcatcttcgtCTCTTGGCCAGCATGACGGTGAAGTCGTCGGACAGCCCTCGTTATGCCCCTTATGATCCATCCCTTCCAAAGCCTTGGCGAGCCCTCGTCGATGGCAGGAACGGCAACCTCTATTTCTGGAATCCTCTCACCAAGGTCACTCAGTATGAACGCCCCTCTGCCTCTGAGCCCGAGGTAGTGCCGTATACCCTATCatcgttcttcttcttcttcttcttcttctacactGTTTGTCCTATCATCTATCACAATGACGCATCATCCCATCCATTTTTCTCAATTTGATCTCTGTCAGAATCGGGGTGCTCAAAGTTGCAGCGCTCCTTCATCTGATGGTCCGGCCATCATCAATGCTTCTACCAGTGGTAGTGGACAGACCAGCTTGCCCAACCCGAGGGTACCTGCCCTTACCGCGGGGAATGATTCGCCTGCTGGTCTTTCCGCAGAAGCCTATCGCCGCCACCATGAGATCACCGTCATTGTATGTTCTCCTTTATCACCACTTAGGCTATGTTTTATTGAACGAGGAAAAAGGTATCTTTGCCTTCATAGATGCATGCACTTTTGCAACTCATTTCCCTCTTTCTGCCTTCACTGAAATCCTGAGCTGCAACCTCTAAAAATTTTTACCTGAGACCCCTTTGTGAATTTTGAAACACCACAGCCATATGGTGCTACCCTGCTAATGAATTCTGCATGCAGTAAACTTTTGggttcaaatataataatagatCTTTAGTTTTAAATCCCTTGTGTTATGCTTCAATTTGTTATTGTTCTTTACTTATCAACTAATTCAGTTTTTCTTTAGTCTCTGTAACTATGACATTGTCAAACTTTTGAAACCTTCCTTTCAGGGAAATCATGTACCTCCACCATACACTACATTCCAGTCTGCAGGTTTTCCTTCGGAGATTCTCAGAGAGGTAATAATCATCTGGAACAACACTGTCATTGATTttgcattatgtttttttttttcatcacatCAAAATCAGGTGAACTGCTTGCATGTGTAGGTTGCTGtcataatttttagaaaatttccAGCTATTGGTGGTCAAATTATAATTTCGCCTCTCTGCCAttcatcctttttcttttccactCTGCTTTGTCTCAGGTGCGATATTTGCTCCATGGAGGAGCTAATGTCGTACATTATGCCGTGTTGGGATATTCCCTTTTTGGGGAGACATGCATATGATTGGAGCTTCACTCTGTGATGGATCAATAATGGTTTGGCTTGTGCCAGTTTTTAGTTTGTGCATCGGACTGTTACCGGTGATTTGGTTCTGTTTGACTGTTGGTCTATTCAGAAGAAGGCCCTTAATCCTATTCCAGCTTGCATTTCTAAGCTACCATTTTCTTTCAGAGGATATTTTTCTGCTAGCATCTAACTTAAATAACAGAAAGAAACATCTAAACTAGTACTTGTCTTTCACTGGGACTTTTTCTTTTCCAGTTACAACATGCAGGTTTTTCTGCTCCCACACCCATCCAGGCTCAGTCATGGCCAATTGCTTTAGATGGCCGTGACATTGTTGCTGTTGCAAAAACTGGTTCAGGAAAAACGTTGGGTTATCTTATTCCAGGATTTATTCGTCTAAAGAAGCTTGGTAGCAATTCTCAAATGGGCCCACTAGTTTTGGTTCTCTCACCAACTAGAGAGCTGGCAACACAAATACAGGATGAAGCTGTGAAGTTTGGTAGATCATCTAGAGTTTCCAGTGTGGTATGCTCCTCATTCTTGACCAGTCAAATTCTTTCTATTTAACACTTCTGTCGATATGTGGTTTTAACTCTTTTATCAAGTTCCATTTGTTTTTATCTGTGGATCAATGATTGGACAATAAAAGTTTAAGGccaattttttttctcctaGTTTTAAGCACTGAAGTAGAAACTTTTAGAATTCAAAACTCTGAGCATTTCATGAAGATAGGGATGGGCATGGGGGCGGGGGCGGGGGCGGGGGCGGGGCGGGGGACGGGGACAGGGAGTATCTCCACACTCACTCCCCCATCttgggcggggattccccgtccCCGCCCCAGTTGGGTAATCGGGGAGGAGGAAGCCCCACTCCCCTCCCCATGGGGATCCCCACCCCGGTCtccaaacacaatttttttaaaaaaaaacaatccactaatataatgtttaaattcatGAACTTAGAATCTTAGATACCAATTAAGGctcatctttattaataacaaacatgatattatattatatattttttaatttttattttaacacatttcttacaaaaatccaataatctaaggaaaaaaatccgttaaattagatattaattgaGACTAATCATTACTAATAACAAACATtgcattatattatatatatatattttttattttttttatttcaacaaatatattgttatatatatatatatatataacatttcgGGGCGGGGACTCTGCGGGGGCGGGGAGATCACTCCCCGCCCCCACCCCGCTACAGTGATCGGGGAATTTTATTCCCCCACCCCCGCCCCCGCGGGGGAGGAAACCGGGAATTCCCCGCCCCAAACGGGATGGATCCCCGCGGGGACGGGGATTCCACGCCCCATGCCCATCCCTACCTGAAGAGGAATAGATATTGATCTTTAACATGATCAAAGATTTAAATATCCATGAAGCTGTCCGATATTATTAATGCTTATAAATTACCAAGTGATCAATGACCATATCTGTATAACAGCAGGCATGCCGTTTACTGTGCTGGCATGATGTTTACTGTGCTTTAGTAAATTATCTGCTACTAATTTGCTGTCGCTTTTAAATTGTTTTGTGTATGTATCATTTGCATCATTTGTTGGTGGTAATGctttatattcattttatatGATTCAAGTGCTTATATGGAGGTGCCCCAAAAGGACCCCAGTTGAGAGATTTGAGTAAAGGTGCTCATGTTGTGGTGGCAACTCCTGGGAGGTTGAATGACattttagaaatgaaaaaagTGAGTCTTCATCAAGTTTCATATCTAGTACTTGATGAAGCAGATCGAATGTTGGACATGGGGTTTGAGCCACAGATACGGAGAATTGTGAAAGAAATACCTCCACGTCGTCAGACTCTTATGTACACTGCTACATGGCCAAAGGAGGTCAGGAAAATTGCTGCAGATTTACTAGTTAATCCTGTGCAGGTTAACATCGGCAGCATTGATGAGCTTGTTGCTAACAAATCTATAACTCAGGTATGCAGAGAGCTAACCTTGTCTTCACACTGTTTTTAACCAACATTTGAGAGATGAATATATTACATTCATCCAATTAATGACCTGTGCTAGATATGATAGTTAGAGATTATTGAGTTCTTTTCTGGCTTATTGCAGCATGTGGAAATGATTTCACCTATGGAGAAACGGAAACGGTTGGAACAGATTCTCCACTCACAGGAGCCAGGCTCCAAAATCATTATATTTTGTTCTACCAAAAGGATGTGCGATCAACTTGCTAGGAACCTTGGTCATCAGTTTGGTGCCAATGCTATCCATGGTGATAAATCCCAAAATGAGAGGGATTTGGTTTTGAACCAGTTCCGAACAGGGAAGTCTCCTATACTTGTTGCTACTGATGTTGCTGCTAGAGGCCTGGACATAAAAGACATAAGGTTATGGTCCCTAAACTCTTTTTCTTATGTTATGCACTGCAGTGAACATTCAATTCGAATATAAGCCTTTTGTCATCCAAAAGAGCATCTTAGGATTAGTTGCATGAGCACGAGTTGTGGTTTTGTGAATTTGCGAGCTGTGCCTGATGCAAGGTGCTTATGATATTCCTATTCTATTGGTCTAGATTGCAAAGGCTATTGGTGTAGTTCCACTTAGTTGGCGCTTCAACTTGTGTGAAGGTGACATTCTGAATCTCTGACTATTGGAGTCTTATTTTAGGGTTTGATGCAGTGGCTAAGTTACACTATATATCCCCCATTGTTTTCCATCAAATCTACGATTAAAGGACTTCTGTTATACGTGAACCGAATACTAACATGGTTTTTAAATTCACCCTCATTGGTAGAATTACTAAGGAGCATCATTTTGAATCTCAAAATACTGTTATGCCATGTCTTGCCATGGATGAAAATCTTGAATCATGAAAATG belongs to Dioscorea cayenensis subsp. rotundata cultivar TDr96_F1 chromosome 17, TDr96_F1_v2_PseudoChromosome.rev07_lg8_w22 25.fasta, whole genome shotgun sequence and includes:
- the LOC120280509 gene encoding DEAD-box ATP-dependent RNA helicase 14-like; translated protein: MTVKSSDSPRYAPYDPSLPKPWRALVDGRNGNLYFWNPLTKVTQYERPSASEPENRGAQSCSAPSSDGPAIINASTSGSGQTSLPNPRVPALTAGNDSPAGLSAEAYRRHHEITVIGNHVPPPYTTFQSAGFPSEILRELQHAGFSAPTPIQAQSWPIALDGRDIVAVAKTGSGKTLGYLIPGFIRLKKLGSNSQMGPLVLVLSPTRELATQIQDEAVKFGRSSRVSSVCLYGGAPKGPQLRDLSKGAHVVVATPGRLNDILEMKKVSLHQVSYLVLDEADRMLDMGFEPQIRRIVKEIPPRRQTLMYTATWPKEVRKIAADLLVNPVQVNIGSIDELVANKSITQHVEMISPMEKRKRLEQILHSQEPGSKIIIFCSTKRMCDQLARNLGHQFGANAIHGDKSQNERDLVLNQFRTGKSPILVATDVAARGLDIKDIRVVINYDFPTGVEDYVHRIGRTGRAGATGVSYTFLSDQDARYASDLVKVLEGADQCVPSELRDMAAQGGYGGRFRRWRSDSGAHDRVHSYGGTCTGSSYDKSPSFGGVCNDSSYDKGGGWGQPLSSGWSDSFCNHRPSPPFERCDHSGGKHLDSQERGNMKTIQEASNSSAGCSKRSRSRSRSRSPSSKCHGWGVNLTADPL